A section of the Devosia rhizoryzae genome encodes:
- a CDS encoding D-alanine--D-alanine ligase produces the protein MSKHVAVLMGGWNNERPVSLMTGAGCAAALRKGGYEVTEVDVGHDVAEVLTALKPDVAFNALHGPFGEGGYIQGVLELLQIPYTHSGVLASALAMNKHQAKIIFKAAGIPVTDHTIVTRAEAARAHVMAPPYVIKPIADGSSFGVFIVKADTSHPPQELLREDWTSGEEMMVERFIPGRELTCAVMGDVALGVTEIVTDLAFFNYEAKYSQGGAVHVLPAQVKPKIYDKVQQFSLAAHAALGCRGLTRCDFRYNDAAGEDGELVLLELNTQPGMTPVSLAPEQAAHAGHSYEELCAWLVEDASCNR, from the coding sequence ATGAGCAAGCACGTCGCCGTCCTCATGGGCGGGTGGAACAATGAGCGCCCCGTCTCGCTGATGACCGGCGCTGGATGCGCTGCCGCCTTGCGCAAGGGCGGGTATGAGGTGACCGAGGTCGATGTCGGCCATGACGTCGCCGAAGTGCTCACTGCGCTCAAGCCTGACGTGGCGTTCAATGCCCTGCACGGTCCTTTCGGGGAGGGTGGCTATATCCAGGGCGTGCTCGAGCTTTTGCAGATCCCCTACACGCATTCGGGCGTGCTGGCGTCGGCTCTGGCCATGAACAAGCACCAGGCCAAGATCATCTTCAAGGCGGCCGGCATTCCGGTGACCGATCACACGATTGTCACCCGTGCCGAGGCGGCACGCGCCCATGTCATGGCGCCGCCCTATGTCATCAAGCCGATTGCCGACGGCTCGAGCTTTGGCGTTTTCATCGTCAAGGCCGATACCAGCCATCCGCCGCAGGAATTGCTGCGCGAAGACTGGACTTCCGGCGAGGAAATGATGGTCGAGCGCTTCATTCCCGGGCGCGAATTGACTTGTGCGGTGATGGGCGACGTGGCGCTCGGCGTCACCGAGATCGTCACCGATCTGGCCTTTTTCAACTACGAGGCCAAGTACAGCCAGGGTGGCGCCGTGCATGTGCTGCCGGCGCAGGTGAAACCGAAAATTTACGACAAAGTGCAACAATTTAGCCTGGCTGCTCACGCAGCTCTCGGCTGTCGCGGACTGACGCGGTGCGATTTCCGCTACAACGATGCGGCAGGCGAGGACGGCGAATTGGTGCTGCTCGAGCTCAATACCCAGCCGGGTATGACTCCGGTGTCCCTGGCGCCAGAACAGGCTGCCCATGCCGGGCATTCCTATGAAGAATTGTGCGCCTGGTTGGTGGAGGACGCGAGTTGCAACAGGTAA
- the murC gene encoding UDP-N-acetylmuramate--L-alanine ligase has translation MKMPRNIGPVHFIGIGGIGMSGIAEILHNQGYTVQGSDASLNPNVQRLRDMGITVEIGQSGDNLGKAEVVVVSSAIKKDNPELVEARARNLPIVRRAEMLAEIMRFKTAIAIGGTHGKTTTTTLVATLLDAGNLDPTVINGGIINAYGTNARLGAGEWMVVEADESDGTFVKLPADVAIVTNIDPEHLDHYGNFEGVKNAFHQFVENVPFYGFAVMCLDHPEVQALVGEIKDRRVITYGRNPQADVRLIDLENRDGVQHFSVEIRDRIRQTQLRIDGLELPMPGVHNALNATAAIAVADQLHVPAEAIRKGLKGFTGVKRRFTKTGEVGGVTVIDDYGHHPVEIAAVLRAARQSARRDVVAVVQPHRYSRVNDLFDDFAACFNDADTVIVAPIYAAGEQPIVGVTHEELVNRIRARGHRDARVLTGPEELAKLLATRVEDGDYVVCLGAGNITQWAAALPGELGALIGEEAK, from the coding sequence ATGAAGATGCCCCGTAATATCGGCCCGGTCCATTTTATCGGCATCGGCGGCATTGGCATGTCCGGCATTGCCGAAATTCTTCACAACCAGGGCTACACCGTCCAGGGCTCCGATGCCTCGCTCAACCCAAATGTGCAGCGCCTGCGCGACATGGGCATCACGGTCGAGATCGGCCAGAGCGGCGATAATCTCGGCAAGGCCGAGGTCGTGGTCGTGTCGTCGGCGATCAAGAAGGACAATCCCGAGCTGGTCGAAGCGCGCGCGCGCAACCTGCCGATCGTGCGCCGCGCTGAAATGCTCGCCGAAATCATGCGCTTCAAGACGGCGATCGCCATTGGCGGCACGCATGGCAAGACCACGACCACGACGCTGGTCGCGACGCTGCTTGATGCCGGCAATCTCGATCCAACCGTCATCAATGGCGGCATCATTAACGCCTATGGCACCAATGCGCGTCTGGGGGCTGGCGAGTGGATGGTGGTTGAAGCCGACGAGTCCGACGGCACTTTCGTCAAGCTTCCGGCGGATGTGGCCATCGTCACCAATATCGACCCGGAACATCTCGACCACTATGGCAACTTCGAAGGCGTGAAGAATGCCTTTCACCAGTTCGTCGAGAACGTGCCGTTCTATGGCTTTGCCGTGATGTGTCTCGACCATCCGGAAGTGCAGGCGCTGGTCGGTGAGATCAAGGATCGACGGGTCATCACCTATGGCCGCAATCCGCAGGCCGATGTGCGGTTGATCGATCTCGAAAACCGCGATGGCGTGCAGCACTTCTCGGTCGAGATCCGCGACCGTATTCGCCAGACGCAGCTGCGCATCGATGGGCTCGAACTGCCAATGCCGGGCGTGCACAATGCGCTCAATGCCACGGCGGCGATCGCGGTGGCTGACCAGCTGCATGTGCCGGCCGAAGCCATCCGCAAGGGGCTCAAGGGCTTTACCGGGGTGAAACGTCGGTTCACAAAGACCGGCGAAGTGGGTGGCGTCACCGTCATCGACGATTACGGCCACCACCCGGTGGAAATCGCGGCGGTGCTGCGCGCCGCCCGGCAGTCCGCGCGGCGCGATGTCGTGGCCGTGGTGCAGCCGCACCGCTATTCACGCGTCAACGACCTCTTCGACGACTTTGCCGCCTGCTTCAACGACGCCGATACGGTCATCGTCGCGCCGATCTACGCGGCTGGCGAACAGCCGATCGTGGGTGTCACGCATGAAGAGCTGGTCAATCGTATCCGCGCCCGCGGTCACCGCGATGCCCGGGTGCTGACCGGGCCTGAGGAACTGGCAAAGCTTCTGGCGACGCGGGTCGAAGATGGCGACTATGTCGTTTGCCTTGGCGCCGGCAACATTACGCAGTGGGCTGCGGCGCTGCCGGGGGAGCTGGGCGCGCTGATCGGCGAGGAAGCGAAGTGA
- the murG gene encoding undecaprenyldiphospho-muramoylpentapeptide beta-N-acetylglucosaminyltransferase has product MKTFVLMAGGTGGHLFPAMALAQELIRRGHAVELMTDHRVESYGAEFPARQIHIVPAATPSGGNPLKMAGAGFTILRGVAKAHGMLGKVRPDAVIGFGGYPTFPPFIAASLRGIPGILHEQNAVMGRANRALARFADILAMSFPATRFADQQNLEKIVTGNPVRDRVRAVAGRAYPALDDASPIRLVVTGGSQGARALSDIVPAAIALLPDALRHRLQIVQQAREEDIDRVAESYRQSRTNVELARFIPDLPERIADAHLVIGRAGASTVAELTVLGRPAILIPLPGSLDSDQKYNALNLEQGGGGWVAEQASLSPQSLATRLQELLNDPAGLRRAADAARAMGQPRAVEKLADLAEMLSGKNTTIEGRPTT; this is encoded by the coding sequence ATGAAAACCTTTGTTTTAATGGCAGGCGGCACGGGGGGGCATCTCTTCCCGGCCATGGCCCTGGCCCAAGAGTTGATCCGCCGCGGCCACGCCGTCGAGCTGATGACCGACCATCGCGTCGAAAGCTACGGTGCCGAATTTCCGGCGCGGCAGATTCATATCGTGCCGGCGGCGACGCCCTCGGGTGGCAATCCGCTGAAGATGGCGGGCGCCGGCTTCACCATCCTGCGCGGCGTGGCTAAGGCACATGGCATGCTGGGCAAGGTGCGGCCGGATGCGGTGATCGGCTTTGGCGGCTATCCGACCTTTCCGCCGTTTATCGCAGCGAGCCTGCGCGGGATTCCCGGCATTCTGCATGAGCAGAACGCGGTGATGGGGCGCGCCAACCGCGCGCTGGCACGGTTCGCCGACATTTTGGCGATGAGCTTTCCCGCCACGCGGTTTGCCGATCAGCAGAACCTCGAAAAGATTGTCACCGGCAATCCGGTGCGCGATCGGGTGCGGGCCGTAGCGGGCCGGGCCTACCCGGCGCTTGACGACGCAAGTCCCATTCGCCTCGTGGTCACCGGCGGCAGCCAGGGCGCGCGGGCGCTGTCCGACATCGTGCCGGCGGCAATCGCGCTTTTGCCGGATGCGCTGCGGCATCGCCTGCAGATCGTGCAGCAGGCGCGCGAAGAAGATATCGACCGGGTGGCCGAGAGCTACCGGCAGTCGCGCACCAATGTCGAGCTGGCGCGCTTCATCCCGGATTTGCCGGAGCGCATCGCCGATGCGCATCTGGTGATCGGGCGGGCAGGGGCCTCGACCGTCGCCGAACTGACCGTGCTCGGACGACCCGCCATCCTGATCCCGCTGCCGGGCTCACTCGACAGCGACCAGAAGTATAACGCGCTCAACCTCGAACAGGGCGGCGGCGGCTGGGTGGCTGAACAGGCCTCGCTTTCACCGCAATCGCTCGCCACTCGCCTCCAAGAGTTGCTGAATGATCCGGCAGGTCTGAGGCGTGCTGCCGATGCGGCCCGCGCCATGGGCCAGCCGCGCGCCGTCGAAAAACTCGCCGACCTCGCCGAAATGCTTTCGGGCAAAAACACCACTATCGAAGGACGCCCCACAACATGA
- the ftsA gene encoding cell division protein FtsA: MDAMTSRLRPVQPGKTTLVAVLDIGSTKICCVIARLSPRPEGKALRGRTHQAEVIGFGYGQASGVKSGVVTDVEKAEQAIRNVVGMAERAAGLTLESVLVNVTAGRLGSETFSAAVSLDGEEVEKSDIVRVLRAVNSRSVRPERSIVHALPIGYALDGQKGIRDPKGMVGEKLSVDVAVVSAETLAMRNLELVLHRCHLQIEALVATPYASGLATLVDDEAQLGVACIDFGGATTTVSVFNDGHMVYADAIAIGGHHLTLDIARQLSVSVADAERLKTLHGSVLPGQTEDREMISIQPVGASHDEAPGQIPRAVLTRIMRPRIEEILTAIRDRMQATGMMDVCARRFVLTGGASEMTGLPEVARRTLARNVRNGRPMGIAGLPEMAKGAAFATVAGMLVYPQVCHQEYAEPRGSRKLTGTDGYFARVGTWLRSSF; encoded by the coding sequence ATGGACGCGATGACTTCCCGGCTACGGCCGGTGCAGCCTGGCAAAACGACGCTGGTGGCGGTGCTCGACATCGGCTCCACCAAGATCTGCTGCGTCATCGCGCGTCTTTCGCCACGCCCCGAGGGCAAGGCCCTACGTGGCCGCACCCATCAGGCCGAGGTCATTGGTTTCGGTTACGGTCAGGCTTCCGGGGTCAAGAGCGGCGTCGTTACCGATGTGGAGAAGGCCGAGCAGGCGATCCGCAATGTCGTGGGCATGGCGGAACGTGCGGCCGGGCTGACGCTGGAATCGGTGCTGGTCAATGTCACTGCCGGTCGTCTCGGCTCGGAAACCTTTTCAGCCGCCGTGTCGCTGGATGGCGAAGAGGTAGAGAAGTCCGACATCGTTCGCGTGCTGCGCGCGGTCAATTCCCGCTCCGTGCGTCCGGAACGCTCGATCGTCCATGCGCTACCGATCGGTTACGCCTTGGACGGCCAGAAGGGCATCCGCGATCCCAAGGGGATGGTCGGCGAAAAGCTCAGCGTCGATGTTGCGGTGGTGAGCGCAGAAACGCTGGCCATGCGCAATCTCGAACTGGTGCTGCACCGCTGCCATCTGCAGATCGAGGCTCTGGTCGCGACGCCTTATGCATCCGGTCTTGCGACGCTGGTCGATGACGAAGCCCAGCTCGGCGTGGCCTGCATCGACTTCGGTGGCGCGACCACAACGGTGTCGGTCTTCAATGACGGCCACATGGTCTATGCCGATGCCATTGCCATTGGCGGTCATCACCTGACGCTCGATATTGCGCGCCAGCTTTCTGTGAGCGTCGCCGACGCCGAGCGCCTCAAGACTCTGCATGGCTCGGTGCTGCCGGGCCAGACCGAAGATCGCGAGATGATTTCCATCCAGCCAGTCGGCGCCTCGCATGACGAAGCGCCGGGGCAGATTCCGCGGGCCGTGCTCACCCGCATCATGCGCCCGCGCATCGAAGAAATTCTCACCGCCATCCGTGACCGCATGCAGGCCACCGGCATGATGGATGTCTGCGCCCGCCGCTTCGTGCTGACCGGTGGCGCCAGCGAAATGACCGGCTTGCCCGAGGTTGCCCGGCGCACGCTGGCGCGCAACGTTCGCAATGGCCGGCCCATGGGCATTGCCGGGCTGCCCGAGATGGCCAAGGGCGCAGCCTTCGCAACCGTTGCCGGCATGCTGGTCTATCCGCAGGTCTGCCACCAGGAATATGCCGAGCCGCGCGGCTCGCGGAAGTTGACCGGCACCGATGGCTACTTCGCCCGCGTCGGAACTTGGCTGCGCTCAAGCTTTTAG
- a CDS encoding cell division protein FtsQ/DivIB, translating to MVDPRALPVPVRAPRRRLANRWTRLRVLHGGLVRRGLMVAALIAGAVGLYAVREPIGVTASNLATVAQGNFAQAGLAIGEISLQGQTLTSEQDIFDALGIQPHTSTLSFDVDAARQRVAELPAVESVIVRKTYPGDVAVHIVEKKPIARWRVDGITFVIDGDGDQIGEDGGAYGDLPLVIGDGAADDALVMIRAMENFPSLKDGLIAISRIADRRWDLLYDTGLRIQLPEQGVAQAMTKLVSYQDQYQLLDRDIAIIDLRIETVVAVRPNKTEEPEDPKKS from the coding sequence ATGGTCGATCCCCGCGCGCTGCCTGTTCCCGTCCGCGCCCCGCGCAGACGTCTTGCCAACCGCTGGACCCGCCTCCGGGTGCTGCATGGCGGACTGGTCCGCCGGGGCCTGATGGTTGCGGCGTTGATCGCCGGCGCCGTCGGGCTTTACGCCGTTCGCGAGCCGATCGGTGTCACCGCCTCCAATCTCGCCACTGTGGCGCAGGGCAATTTCGCCCAAGCTGGTCTTGCCATAGGCGAGATCTCGCTGCAGGGGCAAACGCTGACCTCCGAGCAGGACATCTTCGATGCCCTCGGGATCCAGCCGCATACATCTACGCTCTCCTTTGATGTCGATGCCGCGCGGCAGCGCGTGGCTGAGCTTCCAGCGGTCGAAAGCGTCATCGTGCGCAAGACCTATCCGGGCGATGTCGCGGTCCATATCGTCGAGAAGAAGCCAATCGCTCGCTGGCGCGTCGATGGCATCACTTTTGTCATTGATGGCGATGGCGATCAGATCGGCGAAGACGGCGGTGCCTATGGCGACCTGCCGCTGGTGATTGGCGATGGCGCGGCGGACGACGCCCTGGTGATGATCCGGGCCATGGAAAACTTCCCCAGCCTCAAGGACGGCTTGATCGCGATTTCGCGCATCGCGGACCGGCGCTGGGACCTTCTCTACGACACTGGCCTGCGCATCCAGCTTCCGGAGCAGGGCGTGGCGCAGGCCATGACCAAGCTGGTCTCCTACCAGGACCAGTATCAGCTTCTCGACCGTGACATTGCCATCATCGATCTGCGGATCGAGACGGTGGTTGCGGTGCGCCCCAACAAGACCGAAGAACCCGAAGACCCCAAAAAATCATGA
- a CDS encoding FtsW/RodA/SpoVE family cell cycle protein, with protein sequence MMFSRAEKTPLAEWWWSIDRELLGGLILLLCAGMVLSFGASPAVAERIGVDEWHFVIRHAMFCALAVPVMLAASMLNHRQARFAALGTLIVMVALLWATLRFGTEVKGARRWMSFGGQSVQPSEFVKPAFAVIGAWLFSEYMIHRNVPGRLIATAIMGLIVAALLLQPDLGQTALVMATWAVLLFLSGISWWIIFGLAGSAGGLLFGAYFFFPHFARRIDTFLNPDGGGNTYQIDRALDSLYEGGWFGRGPGESIAKKLIPDAHADYVFSAAAGEFGVIFCMGLVGLIGFIVIRAMISAQRQSSLFARLAASTIAVQFAMQSGINLAVNLNLIPPKGMTLPFVSYGGTSMLAVAFGMGLMLAFTRTKPEERLTTGLPSYRSAVVAPAE encoded by the coding sequence ATGATGTTTTCTCGCGCCGAAAAAACGCCTCTGGCTGAATGGTGGTGGTCGATCGACCGCGAACTGCTCGGCGGGCTGATCTTGCTGCTCTGCGCCGGCATGGTGCTGAGTTTTGGCGCCAGCCCGGCAGTGGCCGAGCGTATCGGCGTCGACGAATGGCATTTCGTTATTCGCCACGCCATGTTCTGTGCGCTGGCGGTGCCGGTGATGCTCGCCGCATCGATGCTCAATCACCGGCAGGCGCGGTTTGCGGCGCTTGGGACGCTGATCGTCATGGTGGCGCTGCTGTGGGCGACGCTGCGCTTCGGTACCGAGGTCAAGGGTGCGCGCCGCTGGATGAGCTTTGGCGGCCAATCGGTGCAGCCGTCCGAATTCGTCAAGCCTGCCTTTGCGGTGATCGGCGCCTGGCTTTTTTCCGAATACATGATCCATCGCAACGTTCCTGGCCGGCTGATTGCCACTGCCATCATGGGGCTGATCGTGGCGGCGCTTTTGCTGCAGCCCGACCTTGGGCAGACGGCGCTGGTGATGGCGACCTGGGCGGTGCTGCTGTTTTTGTCGGGCATTTCCTGGTGGATTATCTTCGGCCTCGCCGGGTCGGCAGGCGGGCTGCTGTTTGGCGCCTATTTCTTCTTTCCGCACTTTGCGCGACGCATCGATACGTTTCTCAACCCTGATGGTGGCGGCAATACCTACCAGATTGATCGGGCGCTGGATTCGCTCTATGAGGGCGGCTGGTTCGGCCGCGGCCCGGGTGAGTCGATCGCCAAGAAGCTTATCCCCGACGCCCATGCCGACTATGTGTTTTCGGCGGCCGCGGGCGAGTTCGGGGTCATCTTCTGCATGGGGCTGGTCGGCCTTATCGGCTTCATCGTCATCCGCGCCATGATCTCGGCGCAGCGGCAATCGAGCCTTTTTGCGCGCCTTGCTGCCTCCACCATTGCCGTGCAGTTCGCCATGCAATCGGGCATCAATCTTGCGGTGAACCTCAACCTCATTCCGCCCAAGGGCATGACCTTGCCGTTCGTGTCCTATGGCGGCACGTCGATGCTGGCTGTGGCCTTCGGCATGGGGCTGATGCTGGCCTTTACCCGCACCAAGCCGGAAGAGCGTTTGACCACCGGCCTTCCCTCGTACCGCAGCGCCGTGGTAGCCCCCGCCGAATGA